A genomic segment from Clostridium pasteurianum BC1 encodes:
- a CDS encoding DUF6762 family protein, protein MNFSSLVLMEKDKDNKFFTRELGSYKVNEGAEYITKMYYDGKKINVFFDTKKDVEEWEYTAVFDYFDYESFTEKGYTIEDIDDEYNPTWLVKFEFLSKHEDMEKKFDELCNLISEKVHQVFQDISNQREKYE, encoded by the coding sequence ATGAATTTTTCATCTTTAGTTTTAATGGAAAAAGACAAAGATAATAAGTTTTTTACAAGAGAACTTGGCAGCTATAAGGTTAATGAGGGTGCGGAGTATATAACAAAAATGTATTATGACGGGAAAAAGATAAATGTGTTTTTTGATACAAAAAAAGATGTGGAGGAATGGGAATATACAGCTGTATTCGATTATTTTGATTACGAAAGCTTTACAGAAAAAGGATATACTATTGAGGATATAGATGATGAATATAATCCAACTTGGTTAGTGAAGTTTGAATTTCTATCAAAGCATGAGGATATGGAAAAAAAATTTGATGAGCTTTGCAATTTAATATCAGAAAAAGTTCATCAGGTATTTCAGGATATAAGTAATCAGCGAGAAAAATATGAATAA
- the panB gene encoding 3-methyl-2-oxobutanoate hydroxymethyltransferase gives MKNTSSTFVSAKQKGEKLAMLTAYDYSTAKLIDASGIDGILVGDSLGMVCLGYKDTLSVTMEDMIHHTKAVARGTMNALLVSDMPFMSYQTSVYDAVKNAGRLIQEGNAEAVKLEGGTLVYEQIKAIVRAQIPVMGHIGLTPQSVNVFGGFKVQGKEDSQAKKIIEDAKALEAAGVFSIVLEGIPSRLAEIITNSISIPTIGIGAGKYCDGQILVYQDMLSMFPDFKPKFVKSYANMGESMSTAFKSYISEVKQSVFPDEEHSFKINDNILSKLY, from the coding sequence ATGAAAAACACTTCTTCAACCTTTGTATCTGCAAAACAAAAGGGAGAAAAATTGGCAATGCTTACGGCCTATGATTATTCCACAGCAAAGCTTATAGATGCTTCAGGCATAGACGGTATTTTAGTTGGAGACTCTTTAGGCATGGTATGTTTAGGATATAAGGATACTTTAAGCGTAACCATGGAAGATATGATTCACCATACTAAAGCCGTGGCCAGAGGAACTATGAATGCATTATTAGTCAGTGATATGCCCTTTATGTCCTATCAGACTTCCGTATATGATGCTGTTAAAAATGCTGGGAGACTTATTCAGGAAGGTAATGCTGAGGCCGTTAAACTTGAAGGGGGAACTTTAGTCTACGAACAAATTAAAGCAATTGTAAGAGCACAGATTCCAGTAATGGGTCACATAGGTCTCACTCCTCAATCCGTAAATGTTTTTGGAGGCTTTAAAGTTCAAGGAAAAGAAGATTCTCAGGCAAAAAAGATTATTGAAGATGCCAAAGCTTTAGAAGCTGCTGGTGTTTTTTCAATAGTATTGGAAGGAATACCCTCAAGGCTGGCTGAAATAATAACCAATTCCATATCTATACCAACTATAGGCATTGGTGCTGGCAAATACTGTGACGGACAAATTCTTGTATATCAAGATATGCTTAGTATGTTTCCAGATTTCAAACCAAAATTTGTTAAATCCTATGCTAACATGGGCGAATCTATGTCTACCGCATTTAAATCCTATATTAGCGAAGTAAAACAATCTGTTTTTCCTGATGAAGAACATAGCTTTAAAATAAATGATAATATATTAAGTAAACTATATTAG
- the mscL gene encoding large-conductance mechanosensitive channel protein MscL, producing MWKDFKKFALKGNVIDLAVAVIIGGAFGKIVNSLVNDIIMPPLGLILGRVNFSELYINLSGNQYGSLSDAEKAGAPTINYGVFLNDIIQFLIIAFSIFIVIKQLDRFKKKEEKIETEKKCPYCVTNIPIKATRCPHCTSVLEE from the coding sequence ATGTGGAAGGATTTTAAAAAATTTGCATTAAAGGGAAATGTAATTGATCTAGCTGTAGCTGTAATAATAGGTGGGGCCTTTGGGAAGATAGTTAATTCCTTGGTAAATGATATTATTATGCCACCTCTTGGACTTATTTTAGGAAGAGTTAATTTTAGTGAGTTATACATTAATTTAAGTGGAAATCAGTATGGTTCCTTATCTGATGCTGAGAAAGCAGGAGCACCTACTATAAATTATGGAGTATTTTTGAATGATATAATACAATTTTTAATAATTGCATTTTCAATTTTTATTGTAATAAAACAGCTTGATAGATTTAAAAAGAAAGAGGAAAAGATTGAAACAGAAAAGAAATGTCCTTATTGTGTTACAAATATACCTATTAAAGCAACAAGATGTCCTCATTGTACATCAGTGTTAGAAGAATAA
- a CDS encoding glutaredoxin domain-containing protein: MKPVTMFVTNWCPYCKQALSFMDSLKRENPKYQDIEIKIIDEEIHPEISKQYDYYYVPTYYVGNFKVHEGVPTKEIVKQVFDRACASNEKTSILSDDYPL, from the coding sequence ATGAAACCTGTAACTATGTTTGTAACTAATTGGTGTCCATATTGTAAACAAGCACTTTCTTTTATGGACAGCTTAAAAAGAGAAAATCCAAAATATCAGGATATTGAAATTAAAATAATTGATGAGGAAATTCATCCAGAAATATCTAAGCAATATGACTATTACTATGTTCCTACATACTATGTTGGAAATTTTAAAGTTCATGAGGGTGTGCCTACTAAAGAAATTGTAAAACAGGTATTCGATAGAGCTTGTGCTTCTAATGAGAAAACCTCAATTTTGTCCGATGACTACCCACTGTAA
- a CDS encoding manganese efflux pump MntP encodes MDIYSLFLVALALSLDAFGVAISIGICNCMARRHKIRFCFSFGFFQFLFSLIGAYIGLLFNTYIASVPQLIGGMIISIVGVFMIKEGFEKKSDTLLLDPKMYIVLGASVSIDALVVGFTVLSNILNYTAILSQTLFIGFVTGALSCIAFIISRYLRKIDIITKYANFVGGIILMIFGLKMIFF; translated from the coding sequence ATGGATATTTATTCTTTATTCTTAGTTGCATTGGCATTATCTTTAGATGCTTTTGGTGTAGCTATAAGTATAGGGATATGTAATTGCATGGCAAGAAGGCATAAAATTAGATTTTGTTTTTCCTTTGGATTTTTTCAATTTTTATTTTCTCTAATTGGTGCATATATAGGGCTTTTATTTAATACATATATTGCCTCTGTGCCGCAGTTAATAGGTGGCATGATTATCTCCATAGTTGGAGTATTTATGATAAAGGAGGGCTTTGAAAAAAAGTCAGATACTTTATTATTAGATCCTAAAATGTATATTGTCCTTGGAGCATCAGTTAGTATAGATGCTTTAGTAGTTGGATTTACTGTTCTTAGTAATATATTAAATTATACTGCAATATTATCACAAACTTTATTTATAGGATTTGTAACGGGAGCTTTATCTTGCATAGCCTTTATTATCTCAAGGTATTTGAGAAAAATAGATATAATTACTAAATACGCTAACTTTGTAGGAGGTATAATTCTTATGATATTTGGGTTGAAAATGATATTTTTTTAG
- the pepF gene encoding oligoendopeptidase F, translating to MEEIKKTKTRDEIDEKYKWRIEKVYKDIEAWETDFNRLKEFQPKISVLSGKLSDGKKLLEFYKLDEEASRILEKLFIYAHQRSDEDTTNTTFQTLKSRIDAYLSEFKSAAAFFVPEILSLPEEDIKKEVENVPELKLYEFALKDILKAKPYTLSKREEELLASVSDCLEAPGNIFNMLSNADISFPKIIDEDGKEAELTEVKYSNFIKSKNREVRKNAFNALFNTYSNYKNTFAQTLSASIKNFVFQSKVRHYKNSMEYSLKPNDIPLSVYDNVIETVNNNLKASLHRYVDVKKKLLKLDEIHMYDLYVPVVDTPKDHIEFERAVQIAKEGLKPLGKEYLDIFDSGIKDGWIDVFENKGKRGGAYSFGCYDSMPYVLLNYNYEINDVSTLVHEMGHSIHSYYSRKTQPFIYASYTLFCAEVASTTNECLLINHLINTEEDENKKLYFINQQLEQIRTTVFRQVMFAEFEKITHESIENGKPLSAEDFCKIWHDLNVKYFGPDMIVDKEIDMEWSRIPHFYSDFYVYQYATGYAAANSFSSMILKGGEPAVKKYKEFLKSGGSDYPIDILKKGGVDMATPKPLEDTIDTFNKLLDMLDKD from the coding sequence ATGGAAGAAATAAAGAAAACCAAAACAAGGGATGAAATAGATGAAAAGTACAAATGGAGAATTGAGAAGGTATATAAAGATATAGAAGCTTGGGAAACTGATTTTAATAGACTTAAAGAATTTCAACCTAAAATAAGTGTACTTAGCGGAAAGCTTAGTGATGGTAAGAAGCTATTAGAATTTTATAAGCTTGACGAAGAGGCTTCTAGAATATTAGAAAAGTTATTTATCTATGCCCATCAAAGATCTGATGAGGACACAACAAATACCACTTTTCAAACATTAAAGAGTAGAATTGATGCTTATCTTTCAGAATTTAAAAGTGCTGCAGCTTTTTTTGTCCCTGAGATTTTATCTTTGCCTGAGGAAGATATTAAAAAAGAAGTTGAAAACGTGCCTGAACTTAAACTCTATGAATTTGCATTAAAGGATATATTAAAGGCTAAGCCATATACTCTTTCAAAAAGAGAAGAGGAATTGCTGGCTTCCGTTTCAGATTGTTTAGAAGCACCAGGAAATATTTTTAACATGCTATCAAATGCCGATATAAGTTTTCCAAAGATAATAGATGAAGATGGAAAGGAAGCTGAGCTTACAGAAGTAAAATACAGTAATTTTATAAAATCTAAAAATAGAGAAGTTAGAAAGAATGCTTTTAATGCTTTATTTAATACTTATAGTAATTATAAAAATACCTTTGCCCAAACTCTTTCAGCATCAATTAAAAATTTTGTATTTCAATCAAAGGTAAGGCATTATAAAAATTCTATGGAATATAGCCTTAAGCCAAATGACATTCCGCTAAGTGTATATGATAATGTAATTGAAACTGTAAATAATAATTTAAAAGCGTCACTACACAGATATGTGGATGTAAAGAAAAAACTATTAAAATTGGATGAAATCCATATGTACGATTTGTATGTTCCCGTGGTAGATACACCTAAGGATCATATTGAGTTTGAAAGAGCTGTTCAAATTGCAAAGGAAGGATTAAAGCCCCTTGGAAAGGAGTACCTGGATATTTTCGACAGTGGAATAAAAGATGGATGGATTGATGTATTTGAGAATAAGGGAAAAAGAGGTGGTGCATACTCTTTTGGATGCTATGATTCAATGCCCTATGTATTACTTAACTACAATTATGAAATAAATGATGTATCTACCTTAGTGCATGAAATGGGTCATTCTATCCATTCATACTATTCAAGAAAAACTCAGCCCTTTATATATGCTAGTTATACTTTATTCTGTGCTGAAGTGGCATCTACAACTAATGAATGCTTGCTTATAAATCACCTTATAAATACAGAAGAGGATGAAAATAAAAAATTATATTTTATAAATCAACAATTAGAGCAGATTAGAACTACTGTGTTCAGACAGGTTATGTTTGCTGAATTTGAAAAGATAACACATGAAAGTATAGAAAATGGAAAGCCTCTTTCAGCAGAAGATTTTTGTAAAATATGGCATGATTTAAATGTAAAATATTTTGGCCCTGATATGATAGTAGATAAGGAAATAGATATGGAATGGTCAAGGATTCCACATTTTTATAGTGATTTTTATGTATACCAATATGCAACAGGATATGCTGCGGCTAATTCCTTTAGCAGTATGATTTTAAAAGGAGGTGAACCCGCAGTGAAGAAATATAAGGAATTTTTAAAGAGCGGCGGTAGTGATTACCCAATAGACATTCTAAAGAAGGGTGGGGTAGATATGGCAACTCCTAAGCCTCTAGAGGATACTATAGATACCTTTAATAAACTTCTTGATATGTTAGATAAAGATTAA
- a CDS encoding rhomboid family intramembrane serine protease: MDKYIKSIIEQLCNHYDYRITEINSDRGKEEFWGAIRTQTLPKKLFVFFSAKDLNNIDNAINSRIKTENDYVNIVRVLVVKNNIDISEILSKNSGNMVIINSSSDEILYSSNEIASEIMEIINILNFFKDSKNSHNKLFITYGIIAINVVIYIISALLSRNLFNIDVNVLDFLGAKDNSLINNGEYYRLFTCMFLHSGILHIVSNMYALYSIGGLAESVYGKKKYIIIYIVSGIIASLFSYVFSSGVSVGASGAIFGVLGGVLVIGHKLKDRIGTGLLKNIIFVIAINLFISFTIPNIDISAHVGGLIAGIIISWLMFPQKFTPGV, encoded by the coding sequence ATGGATAAGTATATAAAAAGTATAATTGAGCAGTTATGTAATCATTACGATTATAGAATTACGGAAATAAACAGTGACAGGGGTAAAGAAGAATTTTGGGGAGCTATAAGAACACAAACTCTTCCTAAAAAATTGTTTGTATTTTTTAGCGCTAAGGATTTAAATAATATAGACAATGCTATAAATAGCAGAATAAAAACAGAGAATGATTATGTTAATATAGTAAGGGTTCTTGTTGTAAAAAATAATATAGATATTTCTGAGATACTCAGTAAAAATTCTGGAAATATGGTAATTATCAATTCTTCAAGTGATGAAATTTTATACAGTTCAAATGAAATTGCCAGTGAAATTATGGAAATTATAAACATATTAAATTTTTTTAAAGATAGCAAAAATAGTCATAACAAATTATTTATAACCTACGGTATAATAGCCATCAACGTAGTGATTTACATAATTTCTGCCCTTCTATCAAGAAATTTATTTAACATAGATGTAAACGTTCTGGACTTTTTAGGTGCTAAAGATAATTCTTTAATAAATAATGGTGAATATTACAGACTATTTACGTGCATGTTTTTACATAGTGGAATTTTACATATAGTTTCAAATATGTACGCACTCTATAGTATAGGAGGTTTAGCAGAAAGCGTCTATGGAAAGAAAAAATATATAATTATCTATATAGTATCTGGAATAATAGCATCTTTATTTAGTTATGTATTTAGCAGTGGAGTATCAGTAGGTGCATCTGGGGCAATATTTGGAGTGTTGGGAGGAGTTCTAGTTATAGGGCATAAATTAAAGGATAGAATAGGTACAGGACTTCTTAAAAACATTATTTTTGTTATAGCTATAAATTTATTTATATCTTTTACAATACCAAATATAGACATATCCGCTCATGTTGGGGGACTTATAGCAGGAATAATAATATCCTGGCTCATGTTTCCACAAAAGTTCACCCCAGGGGTGTAA
- a CDS encoding Fur family transcriptional regulator gives MDYEAFLKERKIKVTQGRVIILEIIDNYSQAISADNIYEQCKEKGHNVDLSTVYRSLDLFERKDIIEKFNLGDGKYNYKIKDHKHKHVIECSLCHKEVEIDCPMLPVEELIKNKTGFVLIEHELKVKAVCQECMKHSKENKKK, from the coding sequence ATGGACTATGAGGCTTTTCTTAAAGAAAGAAAAATTAAAGTTACTCAAGGAAGAGTAATTATACTGGAAATTATAGATAATTACTCTCAGGCTATAAGTGCAGATAATATATATGAACAGTGTAAAGAAAAAGGTCATAATGTGGATCTGTCTACAGTATATAGAAGCCTAGATTTATTTGAGCGCAAAGATATAATTGAAAAATTTAATCTAGGTGATGGAAAATACAATTATAAAATTAAGGATCACAAGCATAAGCATGTAATTGAATGTAGTCTTTGTCATAAAGAAGTGGAAATAGATTGTCCAATGCTGCCTGTAGAAGAATTAATAAAAAATAAGACAGGATTTGTGCTTATAGAACATGAACTTAAAGTAAAGGCTGTTTGCCAGGAGTGTATGAAGCACTCCAAAGAAAATAAGAAAAAGTAA
- a CDS encoding rubrerythrin family protein, producing MALNNAMTADFLRSAYGGESMAHMRYLIWGDQAEKDGYPNIGRLFRGVAYAEFVHAKNHFTVLKEQVGDSSVAAGAVFGNTNIVENLQGAINGELHEIDQMYPVYLETAKFQDEKDAQRSFHFALEAEKIHAKLFKDAQDKAKAKTDIGSEKIYVCPICGYTEIGDNVEKCPVCGAKKEIFKSF from the coding sequence ATGGCATTAAACAATGCAATGACTGCTGATTTTTTACGTTCTGCTTATGGTGGAGAAAGTATGGCTCATATGAGATATCTTATATGGGGTGATCAAGCAGAAAAAGATGGATATCCTAACATAGGAAGACTTTTTAGAGGCGTAGCTTACGCAGAATTTGTTCATGCTAAAAATCATTTTACTGTACTTAAAGAGCAGGTAGGGGATAGTTCTGTTGCCGCTGGAGCTGTATTTGGTAATACAAACATAGTTGAAAATCTTCAGGGAGCAATAAATGGAGAACTTCATGAGATTGATCAAATGTACCCTGTATATCTTGAAACTGCAAAATTTCAAGATGAAAAAGATGCTCAAAGATCTTTTCATTTTGCATTAGAAGCAGAAAAAATTCATGCTAAATTATTTAAAGATGCACAGGACAAAGCTAAAGCAAAAACAGATATAGGATCTGAAAAAATTTATGTATGTCCAATTTGTGGTTATACAGAAATTGGTGATAATGTTGAAAAGTGTCCAGTCTGCGGTGCTAAAAAGGAAATTTTTAAAAGTTTTTAA
- a CDS encoding HD-GYP domain-containing protein, whose protein sequence is MRLEFMDRVKENDVLGRNIYTSEGNILLRAGVKLNTLYIEKLRKVGIIYIYIEDNRLDDVEEEDKQLLELKSLTMKNMSKIIKNISGNTNRKESIDSLKIIENLIDYIIEMGDVNKYLYNIQTYDNYTYVHSIDTGIMSTFLGERMNLNENELKELGMGAILHDIGKTRIPISIINKKGSLTGEEYDEIKKHPIYGKEILERNFKISSNVIKIITEHHERVDGTGYPYGLKGYQISKFGKIACVCDVYDSIMSDRCYRKKLAPNDAYELILAGSGSIFDDKIVKNFKNTFSVYPLGCCVKLSNGIEGYVIKQNPGFPDKPIIRVLYDTNTKKPVQFYEIDLVKSLNMVIKSIV, encoded by the coding sequence ATGAGATTAGAATTTATGGATAGAGTTAAAGAAAATGATGTTCTTGGTAGAAATATATATACTAGCGAAGGAAATATACTTTTAAGAGCAGGTGTAAAATTAAACACATTGTATATAGAAAAGCTAAGAAAAGTAGGAATTATATACATATATATTGAGGACAATAGATTAGATGATGTGGAAGAAGAAGATAAACAATTATTAGAACTAAAAAGTTTAACTATGAAAAATATGTCTAAAATAATAAAAAATATATCTGGAAATACCAATAGAAAAGAGTCAATAGATTCTCTAAAAATAATTGAAAATTTAATTGACTATATAATAGAAATGGGTGATGTTAATAAATATTTATATAATATTCAAACCTATGATAACTATACTTATGTACATAGCATAGATACTGGTATAATGTCAACATTTTTAGGAGAAAGAATGAATCTTAATGAAAATGAATTAAAGGAGCTTGGAATGGGAGCCATACTTCATGACATCGGAAAGACAAGAATTCCTATATCTATAATAAATAAGAAGGGTTCTTTAACAGGTGAAGAGTATGATGAAATAAAAAAACATCCTATTTATGGCAAGGAAATTTTAGAAAGGAATTTTAAAATTTCAAGTAATGTAATTAAAATCATTACGGAACATCATGAAAGGGTTGATGGTACAGGGTATCCTTATGGGTTAAAGGGTTATCAAATATCTAAATTTGGTAAAATTGCCTGTGTATGTGATGTTTATGATTCTATTATGAGTGATAGATGTTATAGAAAAAAACTTGCACCTAATGATGCTTATGAGCTTATTTTAGCTGGAAGTGGAAGCATATTTGATGATAAAATTGTAAAAAACTTTAAAAATACATTTTCTGTTTATCCACTGGGATGCTGTGTAAAGCTATCTAATGGCATAGAAGGATACGTAATAAAACAAAATCCTGGATTTCCTGATAAACCAATTATTAGAGTATTATACGATACAAATACAAAAAAACCAGTGCAGTTTTATGAAATTGATTTAGTAAAAAGTTTAAATATGGTTATAAAAAGTATAGTATAA
- a CDS encoding ABC transporter ATP-binding protein, with protein sequence MEILKVENLNKTYGRGETKVEALKNINMSVNKGEFVAIVGASGSGKSTLLHLLGGLDRPTSGKVIVDGQNIYDNKEEELAVFRRRKIGFVFQFFNLIPVLDVEENIALPSLLDNDKIDKAYLGELIEILGLKDRKYHLPSELSGGQQQRVSIGRAIANKPSIIFADEPTGNLDSKNSKEVIELLKYTAKKYNQTLILITHDVNIASMSDRIITIEDGEIASDKYLKNN encoded by the coding sequence ATGGAGATTTTAAAGGTTGAAAATTTAAATAAGACTTATGGTAGGGGTGAAACAAAGGTAGAAGCGCTAAAAAACATAAATATGTCAGTTAACAAAGGTGAATTTGTTGCAATTGTAGGTGCTTCTGGCTCTGGTAAGAGTACACTTCTTCATCTTTTGGGCGGACTTGATAGGCCTACCAGTGGAAAAGTAATAGTGGATGGACAAAACATTTATGATAATAAGGAAGAAGAGCTTGCAGTGTTCAGAAGAAGAAAAATCGGCTTCGTATTTCAGTTTTTTAACCTTATACCAGTTTTGGATGTTGAAGAAAATATAGCTCTGCCGTCATTATTGGACAATGATAAAATTGATAAAGCTTATTTAGGAGAGCTAATTGAAATATTAGGGCTTAAAGACAGGAAATATCACCTACCTTCAGAGTTATCGGGAGGACAGCAGCAGAGGGTTTCAATTGGCAGAGCAATTGCGAATAAGCCATCAATAATATTTGCAGATGAGCCTACAGGAAACCTTGATAGTAAAAATTCAAAGGAAGTTATTGAATTATTAAAATATACAGCAAAAAAATATAATCAAACCCTAATATTAATTACCCATGATGTCAATATAGCTTCAATGTCGGATCGGATAATCACAATTGAAGATGGAGAAATAGCTTCGGATAAATATTTAAAAAATAACTAA
- the rpiB gene encoding ribose 5-phosphate isomerase B yields the protein MKIAMANDHAGFELKEEIKAILESQGHEVIDFGTHSKDSCDLPDFVYPAALAVGKGEADRGIFVDGVGYGSALIANRIYGVTAVVCQDPFCAKLARQHTDSNVLCIGGKIIGSAIALDIVDVWMKTEFFSGIEKYEKRVQKVNEISERHLKKLSEI from the coding sequence ATGAAAATTGCAATGGCAAATGATCATGCTGGGTTTGAATTAAAAGAAGAAATAAAGGCAATTTTAGAAAGTCAGGGACATGAGGTAATAGATTTTGGAACACATAGTAAGGATTCCTGTGATTTACCGGATTTTGTTTATCCTGCAGCTCTAGCTGTTGGAAAAGGAGAAGCTGATCGTGGAATATTTGTAGATGGAGTTGGTTATGGTAGTGCATTAATTGCAAACAGAATATATGGAGTAACTGCTGTGGTTTGCCAGGATCCTTTCTGTGCAAAATTAGCACGTCAGCATACTGATAGTAATGTATTATGTATTGGTGGAAAAATAATAGGTTCTGCAATAGCTCTTGATATTGTAGATGTATGGATGAAAACTGAATTCTTTTCTGGAATTGAAAAATATGAGAAACGTGTACAGAAGGTAAATGAAATCAGTGAAAGACATTTAAAAAAGCTTTCTGAGATATAA
- a CDS encoding ATP-dependent metallopeptidase FtsH/Yme1/Tma family protein — translation MHKLKNKYLLIPMATAAISLVLLIIFNFASGNVKDKSYLDFQKDMANHKVLSVSLTNSPEIDVKLKDGTIYKTDNPRTDTFKADLLNKGVEVSEQSFSYNRDIAPTALLSLSIVTIIVMLIKSSNVTSKSLFSVDALSTDVVEDIGFNFKNVAGNEEAKESVKDVVDFLKNPEKYNSYGARMPKGIILYGEPGTGKTLLAKAVAGEAGVPFYAMSGSDFIQVYVGVGASRVRQLFKKARSHGKAVIFIDEIDAIGKKRESGKNGGSDERDQTLNALLTEMSGFNEKEGIIVMAATNRLDMLDSALLRPGRFDRHIEIVLPDLNARKEILNLHLKNKPIGKIDINDLARKTSYFSGAKLENLVNEAAILACKANSKFIENIHFDKAYSIVIAGYEKINRSNISEKDRSITAFHEAGHALVSLRMLPKEKISKVTIIPSTKGAGGYTLSIPEDKLYQNKDYIMKKIMVLLAGRTAEDIIFGKDFITTGAYSDFKESTRLVTNMVTQYGMGQTLGLLNLSELSNINYNPSNDIVKECKNIINSLYEETKNVLLSNKDILDKLASELLTKETLNEADLLNIVSQ, via the coding sequence ATGCATAAACTTAAGAATAAATATTTGCTAATACCTATGGCCACAGCAGCCATATCATTAGTATTACTTATTATTTTTAACTTTGCTAGTGGAAATGTTAAAGATAAATCCTACTTAGATTTTCAAAAGGATATGGCGAATCATAAAGTTTTAAGCGTCTCTCTCACTAATTCACCTGAAATAGATGTAAAATTAAAAGATGGAACTATATATAAAACAGATAACCCAAGAACAGATACTTTTAAAGCCGATTTATTAAATAAAGGTGTAGAAGTTTCAGAACAATCCTTTTCGTACAATAGAGATATAGCCCCTACAGCTTTATTATCACTTTCTATAGTTACCATAATTGTCATGCTTATAAAATCAAGTAATGTTACTTCTAAAAGTTTATTTTCTGTGGATGCTCTTTCCACAGATGTGGTAGAAGATATAGGTTTTAATTTTAAAAATGTAGCGGGAAATGAGGAAGCTAAGGAAAGCGTAAAAGATGTAGTTGATTTTCTAAAAAATCCAGAAAAATATAATTCCTACGGTGCAAGAATGCCAAAGGGTATAATACTTTATGGAGAACCCGGTACTGGTAAAACCCTTCTCGCTAAAGCTGTTGCTGGAGAAGCTGGAGTTCCTTTTTATGCTATGTCAGGTTCAGATTTTATTCAAGTGTATGTAGGAGTTGGTGCCAGTAGGGTAAGACAGTTGTTTAAAAAAGCGAGATCCCACGGTAAGGCTGTAATATTTATAGACGAAATTGATGCTATAGGTAAAAAAAGAGAATCTGGTAAAAATGGTGGTTCTGATGAAAGGGATCAAACCCTCAATGCATTACTAACAGAAATGTCAGGTTTCAATGAAAAAGAAGGCATAATAGTTATGGCTGCTACCAACAGGCTTGACATGTTAGACTCCGCTCTATTAAGACCAGGAAGATTCGATAGACACATAGAAATAGTATTACCAGATTTAAATGCTCGAAAAGAAATATTAAATCTTCATTTAAAAAACAAACCTATAGGTAAAATTGATATAAATGATTTAGCTCGTAAGACCTCTTATTTTTCTGGTGCTAAATTAGAAAATCTTGTTAATGAAGCTGCTATTCTTGCCTGCAAAGCAAATAGCAAATTTATAGAAAATATACATTTTGATAAAGCCTATTCCATTGTAATAGCTGGTTATGAAAAAATTAATCGCTCAAATATTAGTGAAAAAGACAGATCCATAACTGCTTTCCACGAGGCTGGACATGCTTTAGTATCTCTAAGAATGCTTCCAAAAGAAAAAATTTCTAAGGTTACAATTATACCAAGTACTAAGGGAGCAGGTGGATACACTTTAAGTATACCAGAAGACAAGCTGTATCAAAATAAAGATTATATAATGAAAAAAATAATGGTACTTCTTGCAGGCCGAACTGCTGAAGATATAATTTTCGGTAAGGATTTTATAACTACAGGCGCATACAGTGATTTTAAAGAGAGTACAAGATTGGTGACAAATATGGTGACACAATATGGTATGGGACAAACTCTTGGGCTTTTGAATCTATCTGAATTGTCAAATATTAACTATAACCCAAGCAATGATATAGTTAAAGAATGCAAAAATATTATCAATTCTCTATACGAAGAAACCAAAAATGTTTTACTTTCGAATAAAGATATTTTAGACAAGCTGGCATCAGAACTTTTAACTAAAGAAACTCTCAATGAAGCTGATTTACTTAATATAGTAAGTCAGTAA